The following proteins come from a genomic window of Polaribacter dokdonensis:
- a CDS encoding nuclear transport factor 2 family protein: MQKIIVFIIVLVFSLSFHAQDKSAENDVKKVIETFFEGLHKGDSTLMASTLHKDIKIQTTSSMRGPNGLLQTDSRAKLLTAIANKNPEHVYLEKLLSYTIKIDENIASVWTPYEFYFNNNFSHCGANSFQLFKDGNNWKIIYLVDMRRRDNCQALKEKK; the protein is encoded by the coding sequence ATGCAAAAAATTATTGTATTTATTATTGTTTTGGTATTCTCATTATCATTTCATGCTCAAGATAAATCAGCCGAAAATGATGTTAAAAAAGTAATTGAAACGTTCTTTGAAGGATTACACAAAGGAGATAGTACTTTAATGGCTTCTACCCTGCATAAAGACATTAAAATTCAGACTACTTCTAGCATGAGAGGTCCTAATGGTTTGTTACAAACAGATTCTAGAGCAAAATTGCTTACGGCTATTGCCAATAAAAATCCAGAACATGTATATTTAGAAAAATTACTCTCTTACACTATTAAAATTGATGAAAATATAGCCTCAGTTTGGACTCCTTATGAGTTTTACTTTAATAATAACTTTAGTCATTGTGGAGCAAATTCTTTTCAACTTTTTAAAGATGGTAACAATTGGAAAATTATTTATTTGGTAGATATGAGAAGAAGAGATAACTGCCAAGCTCTAAAAGAAAAAAAATAA
- a CDS encoding sigma-70 family RNA polymerase sigma factor → MLQNQNTLNPNKWIDEYADYLFNYAVVRVNNSDLAKDLVQDTFFAGLKSAKNFQGKASERTWLVSILKRKVIDHYRKINSKKGQAEVRMNFYNDGENEGNWLEERVPQDWNNASEKAIENEELKSQIDVCIDNLPEKYAMVFRMKTIQEFETEEICKELEITASNLWVIIHRARTQLRKCMEDNWFNN, encoded by the coding sequence ATGTTACAAAATCAAAATACTTTAAACCCTAACAAATGGATAGATGAATATGCAGACTATCTATTTAACTATGCTGTAGTTCGCGTAAACAATAGCGATTTAGCAAAAGACTTAGTGCAAGACACCTTTTTTGCAGGGTTAAAATCTGCAAAGAACTTTCAAGGTAAAGCATCAGAAAGAACTTGGCTGGTATCTATTTTAAAACGAAAAGTAATAGACCACTATAGAAAAATAAATTCTAAAAAAGGTCAGGCAGAAGTTAGAATGAATTTTTACAATGATGGTGAAAATGAAGGTAATTGGTTAGAAGAGAGAGTACCTCAAGATTGGAATAATGCTTCAGAAAAAGCTATTGAAAACGAAGAACTTAAAAGCCAAATAGACGTTTGTATTGATAATTTACCAGAGAAATATGCTATGGTATTTAGAATGAAAACAATACAAGAATTCGAAACAGAAGAAATCTGTAAGGAGTTAGAGATAACTGCGTCCAATTTATGGGTAATTATCCATAGAGCTAGAACGCAATTAAGGAAATGTATGGAAGATAACTGGTTTAATAATTAA
- a CDS encoding O-methyltransferase: protein MHFLPEKLDDYVVEHSQQEPKILKELSRETWQKVLNPRMLSGAYQGRLLSILSKLINPKHILEIGTYTGYSALCLAEGLQKEGTIITLDKNEELETLQNKYFEKSGYRNQIVQKVGNALDIIPTIEEKFDLVFIDADKSNYSNYFHLIIDKMKPGGIILSDNVLWSGKVIEKLDPKDNDTKELLAYNKLLNTDNRIETVLLPIRDGLTISRVKK, encoded by the coding sequence ATGCATTTCCTACCAGAAAAATTAGATGATTATGTTGTAGAACATTCGCAACAAGAACCAAAAATTCTAAAAGAATTAAGTAGAGAAACTTGGCAAAAGGTATTGAATCCTAGAATGTTAAGTGGTGCTTATCAAGGAAGGTTACTGTCTATTTTATCAAAATTAATAAACCCAAAACATATTTTAGAGATAGGAACATATACAGGTTATTCTGCTTTGTGTTTGGCAGAAGGTTTACAAAAAGAAGGCACAATAATCACTTTAGATAAAAATGAAGAACTAGAAACACTTCAAAATAAATATTTCGAAAAATCAGGTTATAGAAATCAGATTGTACAAAAAGTTGGTAATGCCTTAGATATTATACCAACCATTGAAGAAAAGTTCGATTTGGTTTTTATTGATGCAGATAAATCTAACTACTCCAATTACTTTCATTTGATAATCGATAAAATGAAACCAGGAGGCATTATTTTATCTGATAATGTACTTTGGAGTGGAAAAGTCATAGAAAAACTAGATCCTAAAGATAATGACACCAAAGAATTGTTGGCTTATAATAAATTATTAAATACAGATAATAGAATAGAAACAGTGCTGCTACCTATTAGAGATGGATTAACGATAAGTAGAGTAAAAAAGTAG
- a CDS encoding Sec-independent protein translocase subunit TatA/TatB, whose amino-acid sequence MLSTHFLFIGTPEVFVIMLIVVMVFGADKIPEIARGLGKGIRQVKDATNDIKKEINESAKLNDLDLDVTKDITKEVNGVKDKLDDFTGPIKRNR is encoded by the coding sequence ATGTTAAGCACACATTTTCTGTTTATTGGTACTCCAGAAGTTTTTGTAATTATGTTAATTGTAGTTATGGTCTTTGGTGCAGATAAAATTCCTGAAATCGCAAGAGGTTTAGGTAAGGGAATTCGTCAAGTTAAAGATGCTACTAATGACATTAAAAAAGAAATTAACGAAAGTGCTAAATTAAATGATTTAGACTTAGATGTTACCAAAGACATTACTAAAGAAGTTAATGGGGTTAAGGATAAGTTAGATGACTTTACTGGCCCAATTAAAAGAAATAGATAA
- a CDS encoding RNA methyltransferase: MVNNLEQGFFGIGIQNGKTPENLGVLWRSAQNMGASFIFTIGNRYAKQACDTHKATGAMPYFHYENFDDFFNNLPKGAMLVGVELDEKSVQLETFKHPKRCVYLLGAEDHGLSKLAIEKSHHLVKFKSELSLNVSVAGSIVMYDRQAKLNFQ, from the coding sequence ATGGTAAACAATTTAGAACAAGGCTTCTTTGGTATTGGAATTCAAAATGGAAAAACACCTGAAAACTTAGGCGTTCTTTGGAGATCTGCCCAAAATATGGGTGCAAGTTTTATTTTTACCATTGGTAATAGATATGCAAAACAAGCTTGTGATACGCATAAAGCAACTGGTGCAATGCCTTATTTCCATTATGAAAACTTCGATGATTTCTTTAATAATTTACCAAAAGGAGCCATGTTAGTTGGTGTGGAATTAGATGAAAAATCTGTTCAATTAGAAACATTTAAACATCCAAAACGTTGTGTGTATTTACTTGGTGCAGAAGATCATGGGTTATCTAAATTAGCAATTGAAAAATCGCATCATTTGGTAAAATTTAAATCTGAATTAAGCTTAAATGTTTCTGTAGCTGGTAGTATTGTAATGTATGATAGACAAGCAAAATTAAATTTCCAATAG
- the mutS gene encoding DNA mismatch repair protein MutS — MKQYNTIKTKYPDAMLLFRVGDFYETFGEDAKKAAQVLGITLTKRGAGSDSETALAGFPHHSLNTYLPKLVKAGMRVAICDQLEDPKMTKTIVKRGVTELVTPGVSLNDEVLQSKSNNFLAAVHFDKKQLGISFLDVSTGEYLVAQGTAEYIDKLLQNFNPSEVLVQKQNKQQFLELFENRYYTFYLDDWVYQKEYANETLQNHFDVKTLKGFGVQDLKNGIIAAGAVLYYLSETQHNQLKHIQNISRIAEDNYVWMDRFTVRNLELYNPNSLNAVTLLDVIDKTISPMGGRLLKRWLALPLKNIDEIKNRHELVKFFIDSDEFSKNVTYQLKQISDLERLISKVATGKASPREIVLLKDSLKAILPIKIEAEKSKNKAVKNLGKQLHTCEDLITKISETLFDDAPVNINKGNAIANNVLQELDDLRAISSSGKQFLDDMLARETEATGITSLKIAFNNVFGYYIEVRNTHKDKVPEQWIRKQTLVSAERYITEELKEYETKILGAEEKIAKFEQEIFSKLLQYIIQFVDIVQENAQIIAKIDCLLSFSVLAVDNNYVRPIIDESTDLEIKNGRHPVIEKQLPIDQTYIANDVVLNRNQQQIIMITGPNMSGKSAILRQTALIVLLAQMGCYVPAQNAKIGIVDKIFTRVGASDNISMGESTFMVEMNETASILNNVSERSLILLDEIGRGTSTYDGISIAWAISEFLHEHPSRAKTLFATHYHELNEMTTTFERIKNFNVSVKELEDNIIFLRKLVSGGSNHSFGIHVAKLAGMPNMVIHRANKILAQLEKNNKNDEVKEVLKQTQHEEMQLSFFQLDDPLLENLRDEILSTNIDTLTPIEALMKLNEIKRMLVKK, encoded by the coding sequence ATGAAACAATACAATACCATCAAGACTAAATATCCTGATGCTATGTTGCTTTTTCGTGTTGGAGATTTCTATGAAACCTTTGGTGAAGATGCTAAAAAAGCAGCGCAAGTTTTAGGCATTACATTAACTAAAAGAGGTGCAGGTTCAGATTCTGAAACAGCTTTAGCTGGTTTTCCTCATCATTCTTTAAATACGTATTTACCAAAGTTGGTAAAAGCAGGTATGCGTGTTGCCATTTGTGATCAATTAGAAGACCCAAAAATGACCAAAACCATTGTAAAACGTGGTGTTACAGAATTGGTTACTCCTGGAGTTTCTTTAAATGATGAAGTTTTACAAAGCAAAAGCAACAACTTTTTAGCGGCTGTACATTTTGATAAAAAACAATTAGGAATTTCCTTTTTAGACGTTTCTACTGGTGAGTATTTGGTTGCACAAGGAACTGCAGAATATATTGACAAATTGTTGCAGAACTTTAATCCAAGCGAAGTTTTGGTACAAAAACAAAACAAGCAACAATTTTTAGAGCTTTTTGAAAACAGATACTACACATTTTACCTAGATGATTGGGTGTATCAAAAAGAATACGCCAACGAAACTTTACAAAATCATTTTGATGTAAAAACACTTAAAGGTTTTGGCGTTCAAGATTTAAAAAATGGAATTATTGCAGCTGGTGCAGTGTTATATTATTTGTCAGAAACACAACACAATCAGTTAAAACACATTCAAAATATCAGCAGAATTGCAGAAGACAATTATGTTTGGATGGATCGTTTTACAGTTCGTAATTTAGAATTATACAACCCAAATTCTTTAAATGCAGTTACGCTTTTAGATGTAATCGATAAAACCATTTCACCTATGGGTGGACGATTGTTAAAACGCTGGCTGGCTTTACCTTTAAAAAATATTGATGAAATTAAAAATCGTCATGAACTCGTAAAGTTTTTTATAGATTCAGATGAGTTTTCTAAAAATGTAACCTATCAACTAAAACAAATTTCAGATTTAGAAAGACTCATTTCTAAAGTGGCTACAGGCAAAGCTTCACCTAGAGAAATAGTACTGTTAAAAGACTCTTTAAAAGCAATTTTACCGATAAAAATTGAAGCTGAAAAGAGTAAAAATAAAGCAGTTAAGAATTTAGGAAAACAGCTACACACTTGTGAAGATTTAATCACTAAAATTTCTGAAACTTTGTTTGATGATGCTCCTGTAAACATCAATAAAGGGAATGCAATTGCAAATAATGTGCTTCAAGAATTAGACGATTTACGTGCAATTTCTTCATCAGGAAAACAGTTTTTAGATGATATGTTAGCTCGCGAAACTGAAGCTACAGGAATTACAAGTTTAAAAATTGCTTTCAACAATGTTTTTGGTTATTACATAGAGGTTAGAAATACGCATAAAGATAAAGTTCCTGAACAATGGATTAGAAAACAGACGTTAGTTTCTGCTGAAAGATACATTACTGAAGAACTTAAAGAATACGAAACCAAAATTTTAGGTGCTGAAGAAAAGATTGCAAAATTCGAGCAAGAAATTTTCTCTAAGTTATTGCAATACATCATTCAGTTTGTAGATATTGTGCAAGAAAATGCACAGATTATTGCAAAAATAGATTGTTTGTTATCCTTTTCTGTTTTGGCTGTAGATAATAATTACGTGCGTCCAATTATAGATGAAAGTACAGATTTAGAGATTAAAAACGGTAGGCATCCTGTTATTGAAAAACAGTTACCAATAGATCAAACCTATATTGCCAATGATGTTGTTTTAAACAGAAATCAGCAACAAATTATTATGATTACTGGGCCAAATATGTCTGGTAAATCAGCCATTTTAAGACAAACTGCTTTAATTGTTTTATTAGCACAAATGGGTTGTTATGTGCCTGCTCAAAATGCAAAAATCGGAATTGTAGATAAAATTTTTACAAGAGTTGGTGCTAGTGATAATATTTCTATGGGCGAATCTACTTTTATGGTAGAAATGAACGAAACTGCATCTATCTTAAATAACGTTTCTGAGCGCAGTTTAATTTTATTAGATGAAATTGGTAGAGGAACTTCTACTTATGATGGTATTTCTATTGCTTGGGCCATTTCTGAGTTCTTGCACGAACATCCATCAAGAGCAAAAACATTATTTGCCACACATTATCACGAATTAAATGAAATGACCACCACTTTTGAACGCATTAAAAACTTTAATGTGTCTGTAAAAGAGTTGGAAGACAATATTATTTTCTTGCGTAAATTAGTTTCTGGTGGTTCTAATCACAGTTTTGGTATTCACGTTGCCAAATTAGCAGGAATGCCAAATATGGTGATTCATAGAGCGAATAAAATACTAGCTCAATTAGAAAAAAATAATAAAAACGATGAAGTAAAAGAGGTGTTAAAACAAACGCAACATGAAGAAATGCAACTCAGCTTTTTTCAGTTAGATGATCCTTTATTAGAAAATTTAAGAGACGAAATTTTATCTACAAACATTGATACATTAACACCTATTGAAGCTTTAATGAAGCTGAATGAAATTAAGCGAATGTTAGTTAAAAAGTAA
- a CDS encoding RNA methyltransferase produces MRKLKNNELGRISVDEFKAVEKTPIIVVLDNVRSLNNIGSVFRTSDAFLIEKIYLCGISATPPNKDIHKTALGATESVDWEYVEETLDIIKKLKADNVKVLSIEQAENSTKLDTFLPKNDEKYAIVMGNEVKGVQQEVINASDFCIEIPQLGTKHSLNISVTTGVVIWDLFTKIRSL; encoded by the coding sequence ATGAGGAAATTAAAAAATAACGAATTAGGTAGAATTTCGGTTGATGAATTTAAAGCAGTTGAAAAAACACCTATCATTGTGGTTTTAGATAATGTGCGAAGCTTAAATAATATTGGCTCTGTTTTTAGAACTAGTGATGCTTTTTTGATAGAAAAAATTTATTTATGTGGTATTTCTGCAACTCCACCAAATAAAGACATTCATAAAACTGCTTTAGGAGCAACAGAATCTGTAGATTGGGAATATGTAGAAGAGACTTTAGATATTATCAAAAAATTAAAGGCAGATAATGTAAAGGTACTTTCTATAGAGCAAGCTGAAAACTCTACAAAACTAGATACGTTTTTGCCAAAAAATGATGAAAAGTATGCAATTGTGATGGGTAATGAGGTAAAAGGTGTGCAGCAAGAGGTAATAAATGCTAGTGATTTTTGTATTGAAATTCCACAATTGGGCACCAAACACTCTCTAAATATTTCTGTAACTACAGGTGTTGTTATTTGGGATTTATTTACAAAAATTAGAAGTTTATAA
- the mgtE gene encoding magnesium transporter, which produces MPFDISDDFLDNLSELIALDKSKEITALFAEVHFADIAEVLDEVNFDEAIYIIKLLDSEKTSEILTELDEDIREKILQNLSAQEIADEVGEMDSDDAADIIGELSVERQNRVINALEDDELAADIKELLSYEENTAGALMAKELVKVYETWTVAGCMRRIRGQAKEVTRVHSIYVVDKEEKLVGRLSLKDLIIAKSDQKIAEISKHKVDAVNVSEDDEEIAKIMAKYDLEAIPVVDDNNVLLGRITIDDIVDVIRDEADKDYQMAAGFSQDVEVNDSIWEITKARLPWLILALFGGFISVSVLGSFDSAMDQYPELFFFTPLIAAMAGNVGVQSSAIIVQGLANDSLKGSLFKRLLKEILQGLLNGFVLAALLMSAGMLFLGFPLNLGITVAASLISVIVIASIIGTFIPIILAKRGVDPALATGPFITTSNDILGILIYFTIAQLVLGF; this is translated from the coding sequence ATGCCATTTGATATTTCAGACGACTTCTTAGATAACCTATCAGAATTAATAGCATTAGATAAATCTAAAGAAATTACTGCTTTATTTGCTGAGGTTCACTTTGCAGATATTGCTGAGGTTTTAGATGAAGTAAATTTTGATGAGGCTATTTACATCATTAAACTTTTAGATAGCGAAAAAACTTCAGAAATTCTTACTGAATTAGATGAAGACATTCGTGAAAAAATACTTCAAAATTTATCTGCCCAAGAAATTGCAGATGAAGTAGGAGAGATGGACTCAGATGATGCTGCAGATATTATTGGTGAGTTATCTGTTGAGCGTCAAAATAGGGTAATTAATGCCTTAGAAGATGATGAGCTAGCAGCAGACATTAAAGAACTTTTATCTTACGAAGAAAACACTGCAGGTGCTTTAATGGCCAAAGAATTGGTAAAAGTTTACGAAACTTGGACAGTTGCAGGTTGCATGCGTAGAATTCGTGGTCAAGCCAAAGAAGTAACAAGAGTACACTCTATTTATGTAGTAGATAAAGAAGAAAAACTCGTTGGTAGACTTTCTTTAAAAGACCTAATTATTGCAAAATCAGACCAGAAAATTGCTGAAATTTCTAAACACAAAGTAGATGCAGTAAACGTATCTGAAGATGATGAAGAAATTGCAAAAATTATGGCAAAATACGATTTAGAAGCCATACCTGTTGTAGATGATAATAATGTGCTTTTGGGTAGAATTACTATTGATGATATTGTAGATGTAATTAGAGACGAAGCAGATAAAGATTACCAAATGGCTGCAGGTTTCTCTCAAGATGTAGAAGTTAATGACAGCATTTGGGAAATAACAAAAGCACGTTTACCTTGGTTAATTTTGGCACTTTTTGGTGGCTTTATTTCAGTGTCTGTTTTAGGTAGTTTTGATAGTGCTATGGATCAATATCCAGAACTTTTCTTTTTTACACCACTAATTGCAGCAATGGCTGGTAATGTTGGTGTACAATCTTCTGCAATTATAGTACAAGGTTTAGCTAATGATAGCCTTAAAGGATCGCTTTTTAAACGTCTTTTAAAAGAAATTTTACAAGGGTTATTAAATGGTTTTGTGTTGGCTGCTCTTTTAATGTCTGCAGGAATGTTATTTCTTGGTTTTCCTTTAAATTTAGGAATTACAGTAGCAGCTTCTCTTATTTCAGTAATAGTTATTGCCTCAATTATTGGTACATTTATTCCCATTATTTTAGCAAAAAGAGGTGTAGATCCTGCATTAGCAACTGGCCCATTTATTACAACAAGTAACGATATTTTGGGTATTCTTATTTACTTTACAATTGCTCAACTTGTTTTAGGTTTTTAA
- the rsmA gene encoding 16S rRNA (adenine(1518)-N(6)/adenine(1519)-N(6))-dimethyltransferase RsmA, translating to MSVKAKKHLGQHFLTDESIAKNIADALTENGYNHVLEIGPGMGVLTKYLLQKKPKTTVLELDRESVAYLKDVFPIEHLNLNTTSDKFNIIEGDFLKKDLQTLFNKEQVAIIGNFPYNISTQIVFKAIENRDFVPEFAGMFQKEVAKRIAEKEGSKVYGILSVLTQAFYDVEYLFTVPPTVFNPPPKVDSGVIRLIRKEDYSLPVDEKLFFRVVKTAFNQRRKMLRSSLKTFKLSDSLKEDPIFARRPEQLSVQEFISLTQKIANNAI from the coding sequence ATGTCTGTAAAAGCAAAAAAACACTTAGGCCAACATTTCTTAACAGATGAAAGTATTGCAAAAAATATTGCAGATGCTTTAACCGAAAATGGGTACAATCATGTATTAGAAATTGGGCCAGGAATGGGTGTTTTAACCAAATACTTATTACAGAAAAAACCTAAAACCACAGTTTTAGAATTAGACAGAGAATCTGTAGCGTATTTAAAAGATGTGTTTCCAATAGAGCATCTAAATTTAAATACCACTTCAGATAAATTTAATATCATAGAAGGCGATTTTTTAAAGAAAGATTTACAAACTCTTTTTAATAAAGAACAAGTAGCTATTATTGGTAATTTTCCTTACAATATCTCTACCCAAATTGTTTTTAAAGCAATTGAAAACAGAGACTTTGTACCAGAATTTGCAGGAATGTTTCAAAAAGAGGTTGCCAAAAGAATTGCAGAAAAAGAAGGTTCTAAAGTTTACGGAATTCTATCTGTGTTAACTCAGGCTTTTTATGATGTAGAATATTTATTTACAGTACCACCAACTGTTTTTAATCCTCCACCAAAAGTAGATTCTGGAGTAATTAGACTTATTAGAAAAGAAGATTACAGTTTACCTGTAGATGAAAAACTATTTTTTAGAGTAGTAAAAACGGCATTCAATCAGCGAAGAAAAATGCTAAGATCTAGTTTAAAAACCTTTAAACTTTCGGATTCTTTAAAAGAAGACCCTATATTTGCGAGAAGACCAGAACAATTGTCTGTTCAAGAATTTATTTCACTCACGCAAAAAATAGCAAATAATGCCATTTGA
- a CDS encoding DUF4286 family protein: MYIYNVTINVDDAVHEEWLTWMETHILDVLNTGKFISAKFTQIMVEEQMGGKSYSVQYTAETKDDLEDYYSEDAEALRIETMQKFGDKILAFRTELKLIKEFYPTAMSN, encoded by the coding sequence ATGTACATATACAACGTAACTATAAATGTAGATGATGCTGTTCATGAAGAATGGTTAACTTGGATGGAAACTCACATTTTAGATGTCTTAAATACAGGTAAATTTATATCTGCAAAATTTACGCAGATTATGGTAGAAGAACAAATGGGTGGTAAATCTTATTCAGTGCAATATACTGCAGAAACTAAAGACGATTTAGAAGATTATTACTCAGAAGATGCAGAAGCTTTGCGTATAGAAACTATGCAAAAATTTGGCGATAAAATATTAGCATTTAGAACCGAATTAAAATTGATAAAAGAATTCTACCCAACAGCAATGAGCAACTAA
- a CDS encoding tetratricopeptide repeat protein produces MKQFFLAFFLFTSCLSFAQSEDQNSFYLAETYYRQGEYEKATQIFEKLYQKSSFNTTYLTRLISCYQETDKFSTAENLLKNRIKKNTTHNYLYVLLGYNYQRQQLKELAQVNYDKAINSLEEFANYGGIIGRLFKDYNLLDYAILAYEKAMQKNPNVNYNFQIAQIYGEKGEYQKMFESYINLLDKNDSYLDLVQRYASRYITDDAENETNIVFRKTLLRKAASNPKNEWNILLSWLFAQQKDYNKAFIQEKALYQRNNGDLAEIFNLGKIAFDNADYGAASQCFQFVNENAFLEEEKIDANVYIAKIAVATKSSETENLFQQLFTEFGKNQQTIDLQVTYADYLTFSKNEPLQATKVLEEALTYANSKFEKGNIKLKLGDVLVFRGKFNKALIYFSQIQTQLKGSELAQEARFKVAQTSYFKGDFTWAKAQLKVLKSSTTQLIANDAVDLFLRITDNEPVDSIPSGLKQLAQAELLSYQNKNKEGLEVIENLFASKDLFANGLVPGEVIYDDALFLQAKLRIKEGQYLESISSLEKIIAADNQGFLVDDIYFLMAETYNYQLNDVEKAKEFYQKIIFDHPSSIYLVEARKKFRKLRGDNL; encoded by the coding sequence ATGAAACAATTTTTCCTAGCTTTTTTTCTGTTTACTAGCTGTTTATCTTTCGCTCAAAGTGAAGATCAGAATAGTTTTTATTTAGCAGAAACCTACTACAGACAAGGAGAATATGAAAAAGCAACTCAAATTTTTGAAAAGCTTTATCAGAAAAGTTCATTCAATACTACTTATTTAACACGCTTAATTTCTTGTTACCAAGAAACAGATAAATTTAGTACTGCAGAAAATCTATTAAAAAATAGAATCAAGAAAAATACAACACATAATTATTTGTATGTTTTGTTAGGCTATAATTACCAAAGGCAGCAATTAAAAGAATTGGCTCAGGTTAATTATGACAAAGCCATAAACTCACTAGAAGAATTTGCCAATTATGGAGGAATTATTGGTAGACTTTTTAAAGATTATAATCTCTTAGATTATGCAATTTTAGCTTATGAAAAAGCGATGCAAAAAAACCCCAATGTAAACTACAATTTTCAAATTGCACAGATTTATGGAGAAAAAGGGGAGTATCAAAAAATGTTTGAATCGTATATAAATTTACTAGATAAAAATGATTCATATTTAGATTTAGTTCAAAGATATGCAAGCAGATACATTACAGATGATGCTGAAAATGAAACTAACATTGTTTTTAGAAAGACTCTTTTAAGAAAGGCTGCAAGTAATCCTAAGAACGAATGGAATATACTTTTAAGCTGGCTATTTGCACAACAAAAAGATTACAACAAAGCGTTTATTCAAGAAAAAGCATTGTATCAAAGAAATAATGGTGATTTAGCAGAAATCTTCAATTTAGGTAAAATTGCATTCGATAACGCAGATTATGGAGCTGCAAGCCAATGTTTTCAATTTGTTAATGAAAATGCATTTTTAGAAGAAGAGAAGATTGATGCCAATGTTTACATCGCAAAAATTGCTGTAGCAACCAAAAGCTCAGAAACCGAAAACTTATTTCAACAATTATTTACTGAATTTGGTAAAAATCAACAAACAATTGACCTGCAAGTAACCTATGCAGACTATTTAACCTTTAGTAAAAACGAACCTCTACAAGCTACAAAAGTTTTAGAAGAAGCATTAACCTATGCCAACTCTAAATTCGAAAAAGGAAACATCAAATTAAAATTAGGTGATGTATTAGTTTTTAGGGGTAAATTCAACAAAGCATTAATTTACTTTTCTCAAATTCAAACACAATTAAAAGGGTCTGAATTAGCACAAGAAGCACGTTTTAAAGTAGCACAAACTAGTTATTTTAAAGGAGATTTTACTTGGGCAAAAGCACAATTAAAAGTATTAAAAAGCTCTACAACACAACTTATAGCTAATGATGCTGTAGATTTGTTTTTAAGAATAACAGATAATGAACCTGTAGATTCTATTCCATCTGGTTTAAAGCAACTAGCGCAAGCAGAATTGTTATCCTATCAAAATAAAAACAAAGAAGGTTTAGAGGTAATAGAGAATTTATTTGCATCTAAAGATTTATTTGCAAATGGTTTAGTGCCTGGAGAAGTAATTTATGATGATGCTCTTTTTCTACAGGCCAAATTGCGAATTAAAGAAGGCCAATATTTAGAATCAATTTCGAGTTTAGAAAAAATTATTGCAGCAGACAATCAAGGCTTTTTAGTAGACGATATTTACTTTTTAATGGCAGAAACCTACAATTATCAGTTAAATGATGTAGAAAAAGCCAAAGAGTTCTATCAAAAAATTATCTTTGACCATCCTTCTAGTATTTATTTAGTAGAAGCTAGAAAAAAATTCAGAAAATTAAGAGGAGATAACCTTTAA